The following proteins come from a genomic window of Spea bombifrons isolate aSpeBom1 chromosome 10, aSpeBom1.2.pri, whole genome shotgun sequence:
- the LOC128467992 gene encoding zinc finger MYM-type protein 1-like, giving the protein MKKAREKSAEAMSGSILKYVVPSTSSEVGEDTEDIQSSKTPEVSSQGLYKNIQELEEGDASKSLHQEDFVEEEEEEEEEEEEEEGDASKSLHQEDFSEEEEEEEEEQEEETGKLSVYSDIAAWPVPVPDDLKVDLIKRGSEPFQNRDGPFSVVQRQGEKSKGTSRQLTTSWFYKALPNGEKVLRTWMVYSPSKESMFCFCCRLFAVNEDTTRTSSFVTGFQVWWKLNPRVPDHEASELHLTCLEKWKTLRAGLKLHKCIDQVHQTTMDKMKKTWRDILHCLLDVTLFLARQNLPFRGHRETMASANKGNFLQLVGLLSNYDPVLKEHFIRLKHSITSGKRMYSYLSPKIQNEFICLLGNHVKEKIVADIKKAKYFGILFDSTPDVSHTDQMCEVIRYVHIEGDHVKVKESFLGFFPIAGKTAADLTENILKHLGKDGLDISLCRGQGYDNAATMAIIHGGVQAKIKEINPKALFVPCANHSLNLCGVHSFGSVASCVTFFGTLERLYSFFSFSTHRWELLMENVGMTVKRLSQTRWCAQYDAVKPVRAN; this is encoded by the coding sequence ATGAAGAAGGCGAGAGAAAAGTCAGCTGAGGCAATGTCTGGatcaattttaaaatatgtggTACCCTCAACTTCTTCCGAAGTAGGAGAAGATACTGAAGACATTCAATCTAGTAAAACACCAGAAGTATCTTCTCaaggtttatataaaaatatacaagaaTTGGAGGAGGGAGATGCCAGCAAAAGTTTGCACCAGGAAGACTTTGttgaagaggaagaggaagaagaagaggaggaggaggaggaggagggagatGCCAGCAAAAGTTTGCACCAGGAAGACTTTtctgaagaggaagaggaagaagaggaagaacaggAAGAGGAGACTGGTAAACTATCAGTTTATTCTGATATTGCTGCTTGGCCAGTCCCAGTTCCAGATGACTTAAAAGTGGACCTCATTAAAAGGGGAAGTGAACCTTTCCAAAATAGGGATGGGCCTTTCAGTGTGGTTCAAAGGCAAGGAGAGAAATCAAAAGGGACGAGTCGACAGCTGACCACATCATGGTTCTATAAAGCTCTGCCAAATGGAGAGAAAGTTCTTAGAACGTGGATGGTGTACTCTCCTTCAAAAGaaagtatgttttgtttttgctgcagACTTTTTGCTGTTAATGAAGACACAACCAGAACTTCCAGTTTTGTCACTGGGTTTCAAGTGTGGTGGAAACTGAACCCAAGGGTGCCTGATCATGAGGCTTCTGAACTGCATCTTACATGCTTGGAGAAATGGAAGACCTTGAGAGCAGGATTGAAGCTACATAAATGCATTGATCAAGTCCATCAAACAACTATGgacaaaatgaaaaagacatgGAGGGATATTTTGCATTGCCTCTTGGATGTAACTTTGTTTCTGGCTCGCCAGAATCTACCTTTTCGTGGTCATAGAGAAACCATGGCATCAGCAAACAAAGGAAACTTCCTGCAATTGGTAGGCTTGCTCTCAAATTATGATCCagttttaaaggaacatttcATAAGACTTAAACATTCTATTACATCTGGGAAGAGAATGTACTCCTATTTGTCTCCAAAAATTCAGAACGAATTCATTTGTCTCCTGGGGAATCACGTGAAAGAGAAAATAGTGGCTGACATCAAGAAAGCAAAGTACTTTGGGATTCTTTTTGACAGCACCCCTGATGTGTCCCACACTGATCAGATGTGTGAGGTGATTAGATATGTCCACATTGAAGGTGACCATGTTAAAGTAAAGGAATCTTTCTTGGGCTTCTTCCCTATTGCTGGAAAAACTGCTGCTGACCTCACAGAAAATATCCTAAAACATCTGGGGAAAGATGGATTGGACATAAGCCTTTGCCGTGGTCAAGGATACGACAATGCTGCAACTATGGCAATAATTCATGGTGGTGTTCAGGCAAAGATAAAAGAGATTAATCCAAAGGCTTTGTTTGTGCCTTGTGCAAACCATTCTCTGAACCTTTGTGGGGTGCACTCATTTGGAAGTGTTGCTTCCTGTGTGACTTTTTTTGGAACATTGGAGAGATTGTATTCCTTCTTTTCATTTTCCACTCATCGTTGGGAACTGCTGATGGAGAATGTAGGCATGACAGTGAAAAGACTTTCCCAGACAAGATGGTGTGCACAGTATGATGCTGTGAAACCTGTGAGGGCAAATTGA